Genomic segment of Candidatus Bathyarchaeota archaeon:
TTCTGTTTTGAACCCTTTGATAAATCTTAGTTGACCGCAAAGCATGGGATGACACTCTGTCTTGCATAGGCACCCCTTTTCCTCTCTATTTACTACAGAAACATACACTTCAGCTGGTAAATCTGAACGTATAGACTGGAGGTGGGTGTAAAAAGCCTTTGAACCTTTTCTTTTATATTCTGCTAATTTCTCCTCTACTAGTTTTTTATTTTTTTCTGTTTTCAAATCCATTCCATATGTTAATTCAAATAGGAATAAGTGCTCCATAGCTATTGTGAAATGAAAACTTAGTCCATGTTCAGTTGAAAGAAACCATCTAGAATATCCAGCTATAACTTGCCATGAAGCATTAAGCTCCTTTATTATTTTGTCCTTTAGTTTAGTACTATTAACAGGTATGAAGTACTTTTGTCTAGCTATTATTTTCTCTAAATCTATTTTGGACATTGTGTATCTGGAAAATGAAAGGTTTGTCTGTATTAATGTCTTTCCTACAGTATACATGAAGTGTGCATGCATTGTTTCAACTTGTACTAAAGATTTAAGACAAATTATGTTGTATATTTGATTGTTTGCAGTAGAGAAACCAAGAAGGATTGCTTACAGTCACAGTATGGAATGAGGTTTGAGTAAAATGCGTTTCCTCAAGTATGTGAAACTGAACAACTATTTAAATCTGAAACATGCAAAATTGAACGGGTTAAGGGACCTTAACATCATAATTGGTCCAAATAACTGTGGTAAAACAAGTCTCTTGAAGGCAGTAGATCTGCTTGGTAGAATAAAACTTGGAGGAGGTCCTTATGGCTGTACGATTTGTAGAAGCGTACCTAGAAAAATCACCAATTTCAGTTCTGGCGTAGGATGCGAAATAAATGTAAGAGAGAAATACTTGACAAAGAAAAAGGTAAGTGCCATTTTTGGATTCTACAAAAGTGAATTCGAGAAGGGCTTACCCGATTTATCTGTTCTTGATGATGGAGCGAGGGAACACTTTAGAAGTGAATTTAGAAAGAGAAAATTACTGATGAAGGAAAAAACAAATAGAATTCTAAGTTCCGAACACGTTTCTCCTGTCATTCAAAGTGAAATCCAGATGAGAATATTTAACCATATACTCTTCTGTCCAGATGAAAGGCTGCAAACCTATAAAGGAGTAGCGATTCCTGAACACATCAAGTCAAAGAATTTTGGAACACTTGAAAACAGAAATTTGATTGATTTCTTAAGGCAAGTTGTGGATGTAAAGATTTCAGACTTGCGTCAAAGCCTAGATCTTGTGAAAGATGTGGAGAAACAACGTTTTACTACACCAATCGCAGAACAAGGTTCTGGTGTGAAATCCTTAATTTGCCTTGTGGTTGATATTATTTCTGCAACGGAAACGAAAATCTTATTGGTTGATGAACCAGAACTGGGGTTAAATCCTTCAGGTAAACATGCATTTCTGAAGTTTCTAATTGAACAATCTAGAGACAAACAGGTATTTCTGGCTACTCATGACCCAACCTTTGTTAACCCTATACTTTGGAATAGAGAGAATGTCTCTGTCTACATGTATTCAATGGTCAATGATGATTTTGTAAAAGTTAATCTGATGCAGAGTAAACAAGACCCAAGTACTTTTGCTGGCTTTCTTCCACACACAACAAGTCTAAAACAAGTACATATCTACGTAGAAGGAACAACTGATGTCTACATTTTCCAGATGTTTCTAGACAAATATGTAAAGGAGAAGTTCAAAGAAAACTGGTATCACATTCTCAGCAAAATAGGAATTTTCCACTTGGCAGGAGATTTCTGGAGACACTTGCTGTACACGATTCCTAAGAGACCATACACCTCAATTGTTGTTCTAGATGGTGATAAGAAGGAAATTGCCAAGGAAGTAGTCGATAAATATGGGGTAATTGAAATGGACAGATTCCGGATATTTGACTCATTGGATGAAATCATACATGAGAAAAGGCGTAGGAAACCAATAATCCCCATGCCCTGTCCAGTATACTGCCTGAAAAATCCTGAAATAGAAGACTATTTAGAAACCAGATATGAAGCTAAACCCCTCTTCAAGGAGGATGGACCTTCTGTTGCCTACGAGATGAAACATATTCCACCTGAAATAGAACAATTATTTGATACAATATTTCAAATGGCAAACATACGAAATGAATGACAACAGAAGAAATGCAATGCC
This window contains:
- a CDS encoding ATP-binding protein, whose protein sequence is MSKMRFLKYVKLNNYLNLKHAKLNGLRDLNIIIGPNNCGKTSLLKAVDLLGRIKLGGGPYGCTICRSVPRKITNFSSGVGCEINVREKYLTKKKVSAIFGFYKSEFEKGLPDLSVLDDGAREHFRSEFRKRKLLMKEKTNRILSSEHVSPVIQSEIQMRIFNHILFCPDERLQTYKGVAIPEHIKSKNFGTLENRNLIDFLRQVVDVKISDLRQSLDLVKDVEKQRFTTPIAEQGSGVKSLICLVVDIISATETKILLVDEPELGLNPSGKHAFLKFLIEQSRDKQVFLATHDPTFVNPILWNRENVSVYMYSMVNDDFVKVNLMQSKQDPSTFAGFLPHTTSLKQVHIYVEGTTDVYIFQMFLDKYVKEKFKENWYHILSKIGIFHLAGDFWRHLLYTIPKRPYTSIVVLDGDKKEIAKEVVDKYGVIEMDRFRIFDSLDEIIHEKRRRKPIIPMPCPVYCLKNPEIEDYLETRYEAKPLFKEDGPSVAYEMKHIPPEIEQLFDTIFQMANIRNE